The Penaeus monodon isolate SGIC_2016 chromosome 17, NSTDA_Pmon_1, whole genome shotgun sequence genome contains the following window.
tatatatatatatatatatataatacatgcacacatacatgcatgcacataccaACGCACATATGTAAtcacgcaagcaaacacacacgcacgcttattatgataaaaaagaaaaagaaaattatgggaGGTCATAGTATCAGGATCTTCAGTATCTTGGTTTCCTTTTTCTGTGCATCTGCATGTCTTGCCAGCGTCGCTCAAAGTCAATCCCCTTTAATTTAATGCTTAATTTCTCGTTTCCTTGACTTCGTGGATTCGTTACTATCTTATTAAATCACATCTATCTTGCTTATAAAAACCATGAACCTTTCAAGCAGCTAATGCATTACTCTCTGAACCGAACATAATCAAAGCAGCTAAGCAGGCAAGTAAAATGGCAACCTTTCGATGCATTTAAGTTCAAAGGTTTAGAGTAGGAATCAGTTGTGTGTTTCAAGCAAAATGGCCATTACCGTTTAAAGGGCCAGTGACCTAGTGTATGTCGATTCTTAAATGGAGAAGTTCAGTTGAAGTGTACTAGGCGgtaaaacaatttaataaaaaaaaagattctttggGAGTTACCCTTTCatcagaagtgaaaaaaaaagtttataaaaaaaggaaaagatatttaGTTTACAACTGGAGAACTTTCGGTGATGCTGAGAATCTGATTACTTCAAACAACCTAAATGGTGTAATTTTAGATTAACCATCGTTTACTGTTAAAGGAAAATCCTCTGcagtataacttttttttcttcttaggtGCACAGACTACACGTGATTAAAATCAGTTTCTGCAACATATTTAGGAATTGTAAGGAAAACGATTAGACTTTTTGAGTTTATTCATAAAATTtcctgttttaaaaaagaaaaatcagaagataggcaaaaaaaaaaaaaaaaaaaaaaaaaaaaaataaaataaaataaaattgttctTCCGtagtctttcttttctattttgtcttCTGAAAAAAGACATCTTGATTTTAGTCATACAACCCTGTGactgaacacgcacacacacacacacacacacacatatatatatatatatatatatatatatatatatatatatatatatatatacatacatatatatatatatatatatatatatatatatatatatatatatatatatatatatatatatattatatatatatatatatatacatatatatcatatatactatatatatatatatatatatatatatatatatatatatatatgtctgtgtgtgtgtgtgtgcgtgtgtgtgtgtgtgtgtgattgtgtgagtgtgtacgtacgtatatatgtgtgtgtgtgtgtgtgtgtgtgtgtgtgtgtgtgtgtgtgtgtgtgtgtgtgtgtgtgtgtgtgtgtgtgtgtgtgcgcgccgtgcgtgcgcgtgcgtgtatgcgtgtttggATGTACGGTTGTCGAGTGAGGAGATTGAAAAAGTATAATGTTTTTCATTAActtataagaatgataaataagttcgtatattttctatatactgTCCATTAATATGTGTGCTCCTCCAcatcttgtatgtgtgtatgtgtgtgggcgtgcgtgtgtgtgcgcgtacgtgtaATGCGTGTTTGGATGTACGGTTGCTGAGTCAGGAGATTGAAAAGGATAATGTCTTTCATATAACTTATAAGAATGATAAACAAGTTAAAGATATTTTCTATATACTGTCCAATAAACATAAATCATAAGTAACACGATGGTTTACCTTCAAATAGTCTTTTCTAATCAACTAATGGAAAAAGATTATCCGAGCTAACGACAATTATTATGTGAAGAAGAGccgttctgtatttttttcttccgtACAGTagatataactgaaataaaagaggcatttcatattgtattttttattagaacattatagtatgtataaactGTACATAGGTTCTTTGCTTTATAAAAGCACAAAAAGGATTCTTACATTAACATCCAAATGTAATAAAAAGTTCCCGTATAATAATGTACCAAAAGAAAACAATCATATAGAGTTCACTCCCGCCAGGACAACGGTGATAATCTTATGGGTGCTAAGACTGAAAAAAAGACAGGATTTTCAGCCTTAGGATCAATAGCGATTCCCACCGCATCCCGCAATCGTGACACTGTACACAATCACTGAGTGACAGAGCGTAAGAGAAGGTGAGGATTAAAACATAGAATCTTTAGTTAAAATTAATAGCATTCAATTATGGGGGAAGCCATCACATGGAACTAGAAATGAAAGCAAATCTCAATTAATATTCAATAATGCATATTTAAAgcaccaacaaaaataatacatataggtCAAAAACTTCAAGTAAAATGGAgagaaacaataacaaagtatAATAAGTTGAAAGGTATTAatgataaggtaaaaaaaagtgaGTTTAAACTTGAAGAGCGATAAATGCAAGATTTCGAAAGTTTTTGACCTTGATTTATTTTACACTATGCCGTAAAGAGATTGTCTTTGACTAGTTTGTATGAAAAAAACCAATTGTGCAGCAAAGTCAATGCCTTTTCTCCACATTCGTCTTCACTGGATAATGCAATGGCAAGCTCATCTATTTTGAATATAAGTTCATAGAACTTACTGAAGGGCAAAAGGGTTTCGGGCAACTTTTGGTTCGAAATGCAGCTATGTCCATCGGTTACAACTTTTCACGatctaaattagtttttttttcgtttgtcgcATAATATTGCATTTTACGGTTATAACACAATGCACTTTATTGTCTGAGCTATTACGCCATTAAATAGCAagttacacaagcacacacacacacacacacacacacacacacacacacacacacacacacacacacacacacacacatatatacatacatacatacatacatatatatatatatatatatatatatatacatacatacatacatacatacatacatacatacataatatatatatatatatatatatatatatatatatatatatatatatatatatataactatcacacATCTGTTTCCGCTTGTAACTTCCCTATAACATGTCGCACCCAACCCCTGGCAACGCGCGGTTCATCCAGCTCCTCCACATCTTGGCAGGTCGGCGGCAGTGGTGACGCCCTCTCGCTCCCTGCTGGACTCTGCGTTCCGACAGAGGCAGGCAGCGGAGACTCGGGCGTgagtgaggggcgaggggaaagtcTGGGTGGTACTGAGGACGACCTAGTCACGGGTAAACTAAGGGGAGATAAAGTAATGGGATTTTTTATAATAGGGGGAGTCATGAGAGTGGGGGATCTCGGCGACCGAGAGCTCCTGTCCgcactgttttctctctctggggTGCCTCTGGGGGACGCGCTGGGCTCTTCTCCGTCGTCCCCTTTGACCCGACACACCTCCAGCTCCTTTCGGCGGTCGTCCAGGCTTCGGAAGCCGTCGAACGAGGGGCTGCTGTTTTGGTCGTCCCGACTGAACTTCGTGCACTCCTCCAGGTTCTTGAGCTGCTGCATAATGAGGTTCCCGCACGGGCGTTTGGTCTTAATGCTGTCAGGCTTGGCGGGGACGGGGGGCGGGACCTTCTTCGCCTGAGGGGACGATCGGGGACTGATGGATACAACGCCGCTGGAGGACGTCAACTCGGCCTCCGCGGCGGCCGACGGCTCCTCAGGCGTCACCACGATCTCGGGGGAGGCATGACGGCTGGGGGACATCGCCTTCTTCGTGACCTTTGTAGAAGATCTGGGGGAGAACTTCTTGGAATTCGGGGACTTGGCCTTAGGACTAGTGGTTGGTCGCTCTTGATTCAGACTGTTCGGGGGGGATTCCGTGTCTTCGGGGTCGCTATAGATGGCACTGTCTCGGAATATCTCGGTCTCAAGGTTCTCTATCGCCTCAAAAGATCGTTCATAATAACTGTCGGCTGAGGCGTCGCTGTCGAATGAAGGGGTTTCttgattttcctcattttcctcttccacatTAGCCATGTTATTAGAGACTTCAATGCCTTCTAAAAATTTCGTATCACGactggaagacgaggaagaggacgaggaagatgtgaggatggaggaagaagagagaaccgAGTCGGGTCTGAGGTCGGACTTGGGTTTCTGGTCAAGAGGTCGGATTCTCGGCACGGCATAGTCGGAAGGCTCGTTCGTACCAGCCAAACGAGCCCCGATACTCGAACTCCCCTGCTTGTATATCGGCAGGGCGTACACGTTCTCCGTTGGGGACTTGGGGACAGGCGCTTTCTCGATGTCCTCGGCTCGGATCTGCTTTATGCGTTCCTTCAGGGTTTTGGAACACTGTCTCGCCATGTTGTATACCATTTTACTTGCTCTCTTATCCATGCCCTTGTCAAGCTCACTCTCCATTGAGTAATTGTAGACTGAGCCTGAAGGTTCTGACACGGTCTTGTTGTTTCTGGGACTCGTAATTTTGTTTAGGACAGTCTTTAACGTCGATTTATTATTTGTGGACTTGTAGATCTTGTGCTCAGGATGAATGCTGAGGATGTTGTCCATGCTCATGTGCGGCGTCATGGAGTAATCCGTCATGTTGTCCTCGGTGTCGTAAGGGAACCGCTCGCTGCACCGTCTCGGAGGCCGGGGCTGGTTGAGGTACTGCTCGAGCGCGCTCAGACTCACCTCGTTGCTGTTGTAGAAAGCAATGGTGACCGGGCGCTCGCGGTTCTCCCGGGGGCTCTCGTCGCGCACCCACACCTCCGGGGGCTTCGACGTCTCCGCGGGGGCCGTGTGGGGCTGGGGCGTGAGCTGCGCCGCCGAGACGTAAATATTTTCGTGATTATTCGATAGACACTTCTCCGCGGAGAAGGACTGGGCCCGTCTCAACCTCGGTCTCTCTAAAGTCGCTGTGGGAGTTTGTGACGCCTTGACTTGCTGGAATGCACCGCTCTGCCTCTTCTCTGGGCTTTTCCCTCTTATCGTACTCCAGATGTTGAGCAGATTGTCGTAATTCGAGTTCATTTTCTTGAGTGTTGGCATCTTCTTGAAGCTGAGGTCGGACGACGATCTTCGCACTGGCTTCGTCTTCTTCTCACTAGACAGAGACTTATTATCACACGTTTGGTGCACTGAGACGGCACTGCTGTACATCGACTGGCATTCACTACTGGAAACATTGGCACTTTCAGTGTGTGTGGCACACTCTCCCTCCTTGCCCATGCCATTGAAATAGAAGTCCACATAGTCGCCCACGTCCTCGTGCCGGAGCGTGTCGCCGGCGTCCGAGCCCGCGTACGAGCCGTTGGCCTTGAAGGGGCCGTCCTCGTTCTCCGTGTCGGACGTCTCGTAGCGGAGCGGGAGCTTTCTCATCAAGCCTCGGCGCTGCTTGCTCAGGAGAAGCTTCTGAAGCTGCAGTTTATTCTGGAGGAGCTGGCTGATGATTTCCTCGAGGTTTTCTCCGTTCTCGCTGCCTTCTTCGTATTCCCTGCCCGTCCGGTTCCCCTCGCCGTCCTCTCGCTCGTACTCGGACATGGAAACTCCGTCGAGGGACACCTGTGGAGCAGCAACAATTCACTTTTGAGAACATTTTGTTAACCATTCCTTGCTTAATTTAGAACACTGCCATTATACCAAAAATACTATAAAGAAGTCAAGAGGCGAAAGCACTGACCTCGGGAGTGGCAGGTCCGGTGGGCGTGGCTGCGTCGAGGGGCTGCGGCGTCTGGCCCAGGCTGGGGGGCGGGGTGTCCAGCGCCTCGTCCAGGTTGATGGTGGAGGCCAGCGAGAGCGACTCCCGGCTGCCGATGCCGGGCTCTGAGCGCCGGCGCCCCCACATCGTCAACTTCAGCTGCAAGGAAAGACTGACTTAATATCccagataaaaaggaaatttgttaTAGGAAATAAGTGTTTATCGAATTAAAGGGAGTGGGAAGAACTCTTCTCAATTTACCTTCGGCTTCTCACACGACGAGGGCGCTGAGGTCGTTGACACCTTTCGGTCCATCTCTTCGTCCTCGGTGTCTCTGGTGCGGCTCACGCTCCGGCTTCGCGTCACCTTCTGCAGACAAACGGCGTCAATAAATAATCCCCGTGCACTAACCTTTGCTAAATAGGTAACAAAATATCTCAAAGTCTCCCcgaagacgtgtgtgtgtgtgtgtgtgtgtgtgtgtgtgtgtgtgtgtgtgtgtgtgtgtgtgagtgggtgagtgagtgagtgagtgagtgagtgagtgagtgagtgagtggtgtgtgtgtgtgtgtgtgtgtgtgtgtgtgtgtgtgtgcgcgtgtgcctgtgtgcgtatttatttacttttttcacaaAATTCCCTCGAGAACACAAATACTAAACGAAACCTCAAAGCAATTTCTGacttacttcctctttctccttcctcgttcTGCTGGATCGCCGGAGTCTGAGCTTGGTGTTGAGTCCTCCCTCAGACGACCTCCGCCGTTCCCGGtccaccttcctcttctccaGGTACTCAGGGGCGTGGTGCGCTCGCCGCCCGCTGCTGCGCACTTCCGACATCAGCACGTCTGTTGGACGGGTTAACGTCGTTACCATCGAGCCCAACAGTCCACGCACAATGTATAAATATCAGGACATCCAACTTAATAGTTACAGTTATAATCTTAACAACAAGAGCTGGAGAAAAacataaaacgaaggaaaaatatgtaaaacaagaaaaggaaaaaaatgcatccGTTTTTCAACCATGCTTACCGTCAGGTTTGCTCTGGCCGAGTTCCATGACCAGCTGTCGGGCGTGAGCGGGTATGTTGGCACTGTAATTCTCAAGAATGACTCTCTTCAGCTGCAGCGTCCACTCTCTCTTCTGCTCCAAGCTACGCGCCTGCAGGAAAACACCAAGACAATCAGTTAGCCTTTTAGTGTATGGAGAAGTGAAGAGAATTCGTTGTTGCTTCAAAGCATGCATAAGTGAAGAAATGGTTATCATATTCATGCACGTAAAATTGAAGGGCATCTTTAGGCTAAAATGAGCCGTTCACACACGACAATTAACAGGGTATAGAACTGTAGAGATGAATGCCGTCGCCCTTACCTCCAGGGTGTACTGCATTCTCGGGTTGTCGAACGGAATCACGTGGAAGCTGAGAGGCTCTCCGGGCACAGACTCGATCAGCATCAAGTTTgaacactgaaaagaaaaaaaaaagtgtgattgaCATGCTGAtacttcattcatatatatatatatatatatatatatatatatatatacatatatatatatatatatatatatatatatatgtgtgtgtgtgtgtgtgtgtgtgtgtgtgtgtgtgtgtgtgtgtgtgtgtgtgtgtgtgtgtgtgt
Protein-coding sequences here:
- the LOC119583561 gene encoding uncharacterized protein LOC119583561 isoform X1; the protein is MPSGEVMGVKQQPTSTGVGGLEEDKKAVYKNDDEYDEDLAQLDMLLHYVNNLSASLEFLAWENKRISTDLVPTLLNMYDALYARLSEGADATTTSGKSCDEGGGGRGAGGGGGGGTGGEKMGFSNGSLDLSKIGQEERASTKENGNIGATENGLNSFKESGVCDERLFIEEKDVENENQVNNNCVKCDKCGVLRTSKDGCRCSAKCVIAESITSMFETIESDLASPESFYENVDKRRPRREHIYAEPQFLIKPKDSPKSTSSSSSTNTCSSSASSSTLTSTTSTTSSSSDKLPGTPASPPMGFDPRKLKDVYRPLSSISSSSSSSSNSLPRGPPGAATSYLASAESLEDNDADHSDTEETTRRRDRTIKTRREKAQRTGCLLLPHDIDFSSQFPGSGDSGVQCHSISLPAPPTLRPRYCDPNLAYMDRIVLEIVETEAIYVRDLKEIIEGYLEYWRRQPESGVTQKQVDDLFSNIEQIYAFNKEFLSELEACGVDPVEVARCFVRNNNGFAIYTQYCTNYPRTVSVLTELMRGEASVRAFRERQLALGHTLPLGSYLLKPVQRILKYHLLLGNIVKHFEKECSGYSEIWNALSAMTGMAHHINDMKRRHEHAVRVQEIQSLLYGWQFEDLTTYGELAAEGTFRMWGAKGLRHVFLFDKMILIAKKKEENILMYKTHILCSNLMLIESVPGEPLSFHVIPFDNPRMQYTLEARSLEQKREWTLQLKRVILENYSANIPAHARQLVMELGQSKPDDVLMSEVRSSGRRAHHAPEYLEKRKVDRERRRSSEGGLNTKLRLRRSSRTRKEKEEKVTRSRSVSRTRDTEDEEMDRKVSTTSAPSSCEKPKLKLTMWGRRRSEPGIGSRESLSLASTINLDEALDTPPPSLGQTPQPLDAATPTGPATPEVSLDGVSMSEYEREDGEGNRTGREYEEGSENGENLEEIISQLLQNKLQLQKLLLSKQRRGLMRKLPLRYETSDTENEDGPFKANGSYAGSDAGDTLRHEDVGDYVDFYFNGMGKEGECATHTESANVSSSECQSMYSSAVSVHQTCDNKSLSSEKKTKPVRRSSSDLSFKKMPTLKKMNSNYDNLLNIWSTIRGKSPEKRQSGAFQQVKASQTPTATLERPRLRRAQSFSAEKCLSNNHENIYVSAAQLTPQPHTAPAETSKPPEVWVRDESPRENRERPVTIAFYNSNEVSLSALEQYLNQPRPPRRCSERFPYDTEDNMTDYSMTPHMSMDNILSIHPEHKIYKSTNNKSTLKTVLNKITSPRNNKTVSEPSGSVYNYSMESELDKGMDKRASKMVYNMARQCSKTLKERIKQIRAEDIEKAPVPKSPTENVYALPIYKQGSSSIGARLAGTNEPSDYAVPRIRPLDQKPKSDLRPDSVLSSSSILTSSSSSSSSSSRDTKFLEGIEVSNNMANVEEENEENQETPSFDSDASADSYYERSFEAIENLETEIFRDSAIYSDPEDTESPPNSLNQERPTTSPKAKSPNSKKFSPRSSTKVTKKAMSPSRHASPEIVVTPEEPSAAAEAELTSSSGVVSISPRSSPQAKKVPPPVPAKPDSIKTKRPCGNLIMQQLKNLEECTKFSRDDQNSSPSFDGFRSLDDRRKELEVCRVKGDDGEEPSASPRGTPERENSADRSSRSPRSPTLMTPPIIKNPITLSPLSLPVTRSSSVPPRLSPRPSLTPESPLPASVGTQSPAGSERASPLPPTCQDVEELDEPRVARGWVRHVIGKLQAETDV
- the LOC119583561 gene encoding uncharacterized protein LOC119583561 isoform X2; its protein translation is MPSGEVMGVKQQPTSTGVGGLEEDKKAVYKNDDEYDEDLAQLDMLLHYVNNLSASLEFLAWENKRISTDLVPTLLNMYDALYARLSEGADATTTSGKSCDEGGGGRGAGGGGGGGTGGEKMGFSNGSLDLSKIGQEERASTKENGNIGATENGLNSFKESGVCDERLFIEEKDVENENQVNNNCVKCDKCGVLRTSKDGCRCSAKCVIAESITSMFETIESDLASPESFYENVDKRRPRREHIYAEPQFLIKPKDSPKSTSSSSSTNTCSSSASSSTLTSTTSTTSSSSDKLPGTPASPPMGFDPRKLKDVYRPLSSISSSSSSSSNSLPRGPPGAATSYLASAESLEDNDADHSDTEETTRRRDRTIKTRREKAQRTGSGDSGVQCHSISLPAPPTLRPRYCDPNLAYMDRIVLEIVETEAIYVRDLKEIIEGYLEYWRRQPESGVTQKQVDDLFSNIEQIYAFNKEFLSELEACGVDPVEVARCFVRNNNGFAIYTQYCTNYPRTVSVLTELMRGEASVRAFRERQLALGHTLPLGSYLLKPVQRILKYHLLLGNIVKHFEKECSGYSEIWNALSAMTGMAHHINDMKRRHEHAVRVQEIQSLLYGWQFEDLTTYGELAAEGTFRMWGAKGLRHVFLFDKMILIAKKKEENILMYKTHILCSNLMLIESVPGEPLSFHVIPFDNPRMQYTLEARSLEQKREWTLQLKRVILENYSANIPAHARQLVMELGQSKPDDVLMSEVRSSGRRAHHAPEYLEKRKVDRERRRSSEGGLNTKLRLRRSSRTRKEKEEKVTRSRSVSRTRDTEDEEMDRKVSTTSAPSSCEKPKLKLTMWGRRRSEPGIGSRESLSLASTINLDEALDTPPPSLGQTPQPLDAATPTGPATPEVSLDGVSMSEYEREDGEGNRTGREYEEGSENGENLEEIISQLLQNKLQLQKLLLSKQRRGLMRKLPLRYETSDTENEDGPFKANGSYAGSDAGDTLRHEDVGDYVDFYFNGMGKEGECATHTESANVSSSECQSMYSSAVSVHQTCDNKSLSSEKKTKPVRRSSSDLSFKKMPTLKKMNSNYDNLLNIWSTIRGKSPEKRQSGAFQQVKASQTPTATLERPRLRRAQSFSAEKCLSNNHENIYVSAAQLTPQPHTAPAETSKPPEVWVRDESPRENRERPVTIAFYNSNEVSLSALEQYLNQPRPPRRCSERFPYDTEDNMTDYSMTPHMSMDNILSIHPEHKIYKSTNNKSTLKTVLNKITSPRNNKTVSEPSGSVYNYSMESELDKGMDKRASKMVYNMARQCSKTLKERIKQIRAEDIEKAPVPKSPTENVYALPIYKQGSSSIGARLAGTNEPSDYAVPRIRPLDQKPKSDLRPDSVLSSSSILTSSSSSSSSSSRDTKFLEGIEVSNNMANVEEENEENQETPSFDSDASADSYYERSFEAIENLETEIFRDSAIYSDPEDTESPPNSLNQERPTTSPKAKSPNSKKFSPRSSTKVTKKAMSPSRHASPEIVVTPEEPSAAAEAELTSSSGVVSISPRSSPQAKKVPPPVPAKPDSIKTKRPCGNLIMQQLKNLEECTKFSRDDQNSSPSFDGFRSLDDRRKELEVCRVKGDDGEEPSASPRGTPERENSADRSSRSPRSPTLMTPPIIKNPITLSPLSLPVTRSSSVPPRLSPRPSLTPESPLPASVGTQSPAGSERASPLPPTCQDVEELDEPRVARGWVRHVIGKLQAETDV